One region of Citrus sinensis cultivar Valencia sweet orange chromosome 6, DVS_A1.0, whole genome shotgun sequence genomic DNA includes:
- the LOC102617500 gene encoding rho GTPase-activating protein 4-like — protein sequence MTEVLQSSPSHHFPSPSSSSSTPCAPNNYNSSSSSSDNSKGVLGSNLCIADVVQEREQEDQERELEQEQEQEEEEEEEEEEEEEERERGEGDQLSLLTLLVATFRKSLVGCSIGKELCSMEIGLPTNVRHVAHVTFDRFNGFLGLPVEFEPEVPRRAPSASANVFGVSTESMQLSFDSRGNSVPTILLLMQRHLYAQGGLQAEGIFRINAENGQEEYVRDQLNRGMVPDNIDVHCLAGLIKAWFRELPTGVLDSLSPEQVMQAQSEEECARLVRLLPPTEAALLDWAINLMADVAQMEHFNKMNARNVAMVFAPNMTQMSDPLTALMYAVQVMNFLKTLIIKTLKEREDSLVESIPVSRLEPSDENGHQSSSDLYPVDTKDLAEEFDGEEKVFVSSEPSLESPPHATQPDSMTGTSFHSFLASIENIIPAGTLSLADSCPCDVISQVNSLTNGLQEDGFAGSSRGVQPNISKIKTGLSSSSSLKKGTRKLNEQSVASAAGPVEKSKGAGIVGLINSRTELFEAWR from the exons ATGACTGAGGTACTTCAATCATCTCCTTCTCATCACTTCCCTTCTCCTTCAAGCTCCTCTTCCACTCCATGTGCCCCCAATAATTataacagcagcagcagcagcagcgacAACTCAAAAGGGGTGCTTGGTTCAAATCTTTGTATAGCTGATGTAGTTCAAGAAAGAGAGCAAGAAGACCAAGAAAGAGAGCTCGAGCAAGAGCAAgagcaagaagaagaagaagaagaagaagaagaagaggaagaagaagagagggagagaggtGAAGGGGATCAGCTTTCATTATTGACATTGTTGGTGGCTACATTTAGAAAATCTTTGGTGGGTTGTAGTATTGGGAAAGAGCTTTGTTCAATGGAGATTGGGTTGCCTACCAATGTTAGACATGTTGCACATGTTACATTTGATAGGTTCAATGGCTTTCTTGGCTTGCCTGTTGAGTTTGAACCTGAAGTTCCAAGAAGGGCCCCCAGTGCCAG TGCAAATGTTTTTGGAGTTTCAACAGAGTCTATGCAACTTTCATTTGATTCACGAGGGAATAGTGTGCCTACAATATTACTGCTGATGCAAAGGCATTTGTATGCTCAAGGAGGCCTGCAG GCAGAAGGAATTTTCAGAATTAATGCTGAGAACGGACAGGAGGAATATGTCAGAGACCAATTAAATAGGGGAATGGTACCGGATAACATTGATGTGCATTGCTTAGCTGGTCTCATTAAG GCTTGGTTTAGAGAACTTCCGACTGGTGTCCTGGACTCTCTTTCACCAGAGCAAGTAATGCAAGCCCAGTCAGAAGAGGAGTGTGCTCGACTTGTGAGGCTTCTTCCTCCAACAGAAGCGGCTTTGCTCGATTGGGCAATAAATCTTATGGCAGATGTTGCACAAATggaacattttaataaaatgaatgcAAGAAATGTTGCTATGGTGTTTGCACCAAACATGACTCAA ATGTCAGATCCTTTGACTGCATTGATGTATGCCGTTCAAGTAATGAATTTTCTCAAGACTCTGATCATCAAGACActtaaagaaagagaagattCATTGGTAGAATCAATTCCTGTTTCCCGTCTAGAGCCTTCTGATGAGAATGGACACCAAAGCTCCTCAGATTTATATCCTGTAGATACTAAGGATCTGGCGGAGGAGTTCGATGGAGAGGAGAAAGTTTTTGTTTCCTCAGAGCCTTCTTTGGAGAGCCCTCCTCATGCTACTCAGCCCGATTCCATGACTGGAACCAGCTTTCACAGCTTCCTAGCTTCGATTGAGAACATCATTCCTGCAGGAACTCTTTCTCTTGCTGATAGTTGTCCTTGCGACGTCATTTCTCAAGTCAACTCCTTAACTAATGGACTCCAGGAGGATGGATTTGCAGGTTCCAGTCGAGGGGTTCAACccaacatttcaaagattaAAACTGGTCTATCAAGTAGTTCAAGTCTCAAGAAAGGAACCAGGAAGCTCAATGAGCAGTCAGTGGCTTCAGCAGCAGGACCTGTAGAGAAAAGCAAGGGAGCTGGGATTGTTGGCCTGATAAATTCAAGGACAGAGCTCTTTGAAGCATGGCGATGA
- the LOC102617781 gene encoding uncharacterized protein LOC102617781 isoform X3, producing the protein MVLVLGAGCCFVKGYVVEHFLHFRLLAKLSQVRMFSFVSKRLSLMMMTKVCCFQRNFSSALPPLVPVKLPSKMETHFWYVLPDEVKSESLLSQYLELLSPREKENLDHMQGDQFKKSALLARVLVRTTIARYQTNCQVNPRSLKFKKTIYGKPEVDWENGDKWCPPPLHFNISHTSSLVACGVTVNVPIGIDVEEKQRRLKNKILAFAKRYFSPDEVKLLTAISDPEIQRQELIKLWTLKEAYVKAVGRGFSAAPFNTFTIRARVVKMGGFHHFDTQHSEASEIVVESSDDPENLTSNWQFALLDLAGSHYAAICMEKENSAGAGEASVPMRLTVWKTIPFVEDERVSGTGAVVPISGLIKQL; encoded by the exons ATGGTTCTTGTCCTTGGTGCAGGTTGTTGCTTTGTAAAGGGTTATGTAGTTGAgcattttttacattttcgATTACTAGCTAAGCTTTCCCAAGTGCGCATGTTTTCATTTGTGAGCAAAAGATTgagtttgatgatgatgaccaAAGTTTGCTGCTTTCAAAGGAATTTTTCTTCTGCTTTGCCGCCTTTGGTTCCTGTAAAATTACCATCTAAAAT GGAGACCCATTTTTGGTATGTTTTGCCTGATGAAGTGAAGAGTGAATCTCTTCTAAGTCAATATTTAGAACTTCTATCACCAAGAGAGAAGGAAAATCTTGACCATATGCAAGGGGACCAGTTCAAGAAAAGTGCCTTGCTAGCCCGTGTCTTGGTTCGCACTACCATAGCAAGAT ATCAGACAAATTGTCAAGTAAATCCAAGATCCTTGAAGTTCAAGAAGACCATCTATGGGAAGCCTGAG GTGGACTGGGAAAATGGTGACAAATGGTGCCCACCGCCATTACATTTTAATATCTCACACACATCTTCGCTCGTAGCATGTGGAGTGACTGTAAATGTGCCT ATTGGAATTGACGTGGAAGAAAAGCAAAGGAGGTTAAAGAACAAGATTCTAGCTTTTGCAAAAAGGTACTTTTCTCCTGACGAAGTGAAGCTATTAACAGCTATATCAGATCCTGAAATTCAGCGTCAGGAGTTGATTAAATTATGGACTCTCAAG GAGGCATATGTGAAAGCAGTTGGAAGGGGTTTCTCAGCTGCACCTTTCAATACCTTTACCATTCGTGCTAGAGTCGTAAAAATGGGAGGCTTTCATCATTTTGATACCCAGCATTCAGAG GCATCAGAGATAGTAGTTGAATCTTCTGATGACCCTGAGAATCTCACGAGCAATTGGCAGTTTGCGCTCTTGGATTTGGCTGGTTCTCATTATGCTGCCATTTGCATGGAAAAGGAGAATTCAGCTGGAG CAGGTGAAGCTAGTGTTCCAATGAGATTGACCGTGTGGAAAACCATTCCTTTTGTTGAAGATGAACGCGTTTCTGGAACTGGCGCAGTTGTCCCTATCAGTGGGTTGATTAAGCAATTGTGA
- the LOC102617781 gene encoding uncharacterized protein LOC102617781 isoform X7, which produces MVLVLGAGCCFVKGYVVEHFLHFRLLAKLSQVRMFSFVSKRLSLMMMTKVCCFQRNFSSALPPLVPVKLPSKMCCVHAFRWNHLCVRRTDKQINDGEFSFWVCRETHFWYVLPDEVKSESLLSQYLELLSPREKENLDHMQGDQFKKSALLARVLVRTTIARYQTNCQVNPRSLKFKKTIYGKPEVDWENGDKWCPPPLHFNISHTSSLVACGVTVNVPIGIDVEEKQRRLKNKILAFAKRYFSPDEVKLLTAISDPEIQRQELIKLWTLKEAYVKAVGRGFSAAPFNTFTIRARVVKMGGFHHFDTQHSELL; this is translated from the exons ATGGTTCTTGTCCTTGGTGCAGGTTGTTGCTTTGTAAAGGGTTATGTAGTTGAgcattttttacattttcgATTACTAGCTAAGCTTTCCCAAGTGCGCATGTTTTCATTTGTGAGCAAAAGATTgagtttgatgatgatgaccaAAGTTTGCTGCTTTCAAAGGAATTTTTCTTCTGCTTTGCCGCCTTTGGTTCCTGTAAAATTACCATCTAAAAT gTGTTGTGTGCATGCTTTTCGTTGGAATCATTTGTGTGTGAGAAGAACTGACAAGCAAATCAATGAtggagaattttctttttgggtatGTAGGGAGACCCATTTTTGGTATGTTTTGCCTGATGAAGTGAAGAGTGAATCTCTTCTAAGTCAATATTTAGAACTTCTATCACCAAGAGAGAAGGAAAATCTTGACCATATGCAAGGGGACCAGTTCAAGAAAAGTGCCTTGCTAGCCCGTGTCTTGGTTCGCACTACCATAGCAAGAT ATCAGACAAATTGTCAAGTAAATCCAAGATCCTTGAAGTTCAAGAAGACCATCTATGGGAAGCCTGAG GTGGACTGGGAAAATGGTGACAAATGGTGCCCACCGCCATTACATTTTAATATCTCACACACATCTTCGCTCGTAGCATGTGGAGTGACTGTAAATGTGCCT ATTGGAATTGACGTGGAAGAAAAGCAAAGGAGGTTAAAGAACAAGATTCTAGCTTTTGCAAAAAGGTACTTTTCTCCTGACGAAGTGAAGCTATTAACAGCTATATCAGATCCTGAAATTCAGCGTCAGGAGTTGATTAAATTATGGACTCTCAAG GAGGCATATGTGAAAGCAGTTGGAAGGGGTTTCTCAGCTGCACCTTTCAATACCTTTACCATTCGTGCTAGAGTCGTAAAAATGGGAGGCTTTCATCATTTTGATACCCAGCATTCAGAG ttATTGTAG
- the LOC102617781 gene encoding uncharacterized protein LOC102617781 isoform X5 produces MVLVLGAGCCFVKGYVVEHFLHFRLLAKLSQVRMFSFVSKRLSLMMMTKVCCFQRNFSSALPPLVPVKLPSKMCCVHAFRWNHLCVRRTDKQINDGEFSFWVCRETHFWYVLPDEVKSESLLSQYLELLSPREKENLDHMQGDQFKKSALLARVLVRTTIARYQTNCQVNPRSLKFKKTIYGKPEVDWENGDKWCPPPLHFNISHTSSLVACGVTVNVPIGIDVEEKQRRLKNKILAFAKRYFSPDEVKLLTAISDPEIQRQELIKLWTLKEAYVKAVGRGFSAAPFNTFTIRARVVKMGGFHHFDTQHSEAFCWSSKLKSTVQPSC; encoded by the exons ATGGTTCTTGTCCTTGGTGCAGGTTGTTGCTTTGTAAAGGGTTATGTAGTTGAgcattttttacattttcgATTACTAGCTAAGCTTTCCCAAGTGCGCATGTTTTCATTTGTGAGCAAAAGATTgagtttgatgatgatgaccaAAGTTTGCTGCTTTCAAAGGAATTTTTCTTCTGCTTTGCCGCCTTTGGTTCCTGTAAAATTACCATCTAAAAT gTGTTGTGTGCATGCTTTTCGTTGGAATCATTTGTGTGTGAGAAGAACTGACAAGCAAATCAATGAtggagaattttctttttgggtatGTAGGGAGACCCATTTTTGGTATGTTTTGCCTGATGAAGTGAAGAGTGAATCTCTTCTAAGTCAATATTTAGAACTTCTATCACCAAGAGAGAAGGAAAATCTTGACCATATGCAAGGGGACCAGTTCAAGAAAAGTGCCTTGCTAGCCCGTGTCTTGGTTCGCACTACCATAGCAAGAT ATCAGACAAATTGTCAAGTAAATCCAAGATCCTTGAAGTTCAAGAAGACCATCTATGGGAAGCCTGAG GTGGACTGGGAAAATGGTGACAAATGGTGCCCACCGCCATTACATTTTAATATCTCACACACATCTTCGCTCGTAGCATGTGGAGTGACTGTAAATGTGCCT ATTGGAATTGACGTGGAAGAAAAGCAAAGGAGGTTAAAGAACAAGATTCTAGCTTTTGCAAAAAGGTACTTTTCTCCTGACGAAGTGAAGCTATTAACAGCTATATCAGATCCTGAAATTCAGCGTCAGGAGTTGATTAAATTATGGACTCTCAAG GAGGCATATGTGAAAGCAGTTGGAAGGGGTTTCTCAGCTGCACCTTTCAATACCTTTACCATTCGTGCTAGAGTCGTAAAAATGGGAGGCTTTCATCATTTTGATACCCAGCATTCAGAG GCATTTTGTTGGTCTTCAAAATTAAAGTCGACAGTTCAACCTTCATGCTGA
- the LOC102617781 gene encoding uncharacterized protein LOC102617781 isoform X1, which yields MVLVLGAGCCFVKGYVVEHFLHFRLLAKLSQVRMFSFVSKRLSLMMMTKVCCFQRNFSSALPPLVPVKLPSKMCCVHAFRWNHLCVRRTDKQINDGEFSFWVCRETHFWYVLPDEVKSESLLSQYLELLSPREKENLDHMQGDQFKKSALLARVLVRTTIARYQTNCQVNPRSLKFKKTIYGKPEVDWENGDKWCPPPLHFNISHTSSLVACGVTVNVPIGIDVEEKQRRLKNKILAFAKRYFSPDEVKLLTAISDPEIQRQELIKLWTLKEAYVKAVGRGFSAAPFNTFTIRARVVKMGGFHHFDTQHSEASEIVVESSDDPENLTSNWQFALLDLAGSHYAAICMEKENSAGAGEASVPMRLTVWKTIPFVEDERVSGTGAVVPISGLIKQL from the exons ATGGTTCTTGTCCTTGGTGCAGGTTGTTGCTTTGTAAAGGGTTATGTAGTTGAgcattttttacattttcgATTACTAGCTAAGCTTTCCCAAGTGCGCATGTTTTCATTTGTGAGCAAAAGATTgagtttgatgatgatgaccaAAGTTTGCTGCTTTCAAAGGAATTTTTCTTCTGCTTTGCCGCCTTTGGTTCCTGTAAAATTACCATCTAAAAT gTGTTGTGTGCATGCTTTTCGTTGGAATCATTTGTGTGTGAGAAGAACTGACAAGCAAATCAATGAtggagaattttctttttgggtatGTAGGGAGACCCATTTTTGGTATGTTTTGCCTGATGAAGTGAAGAGTGAATCTCTTCTAAGTCAATATTTAGAACTTCTATCACCAAGAGAGAAGGAAAATCTTGACCATATGCAAGGGGACCAGTTCAAGAAAAGTGCCTTGCTAGCCCGTGTCTTGGTTCGCACTACCATAGCAAGAT ATCAGACAAATTGTCAAGTAAATCCAAGATCCTTGAAGTTCAAGAAGACCATCTATGGGAAGCCTGAG GTGGACTGGGAAAATGGTGACAAATGGTGCCCACCGCCATTACATTTTAATATCTCACACACATCTTCGCTCGTAGCATGTGGAGTGACTGTAAATGTGCCT ATTGGAATTGACGTGGAAGAAAAGCAAAGGAGGTTAAAGAACAAGATTCTAGCTTTTGCAAAAAGGTACTTTTCTCCTGACGAAGTGAAGCTATTAACAGCTATATCAGATCCTGAAATTCAGCGTCAGGAGTTGATTAAATTATGGACTCTCAAG GAGGCATATGTGAAAGCAGTTGGAAGGGGTTTCTCAGCTGCACCTTTCAATACCTTTACCATTCGTGCTAGAGTCGTAAAAATGGGAGGCTTTCATCATTTTGATACCCAGCATTCAGAG GCATCAGAGATAGTAGTTGAATCTTCTGATGACCCTGAGAATCTCACGAGCAATTGGCAGTTTGCGCTCTTGGATTTGGCTGGTTCTCATTATGCTGCCATTTGCATGGAAAAGGAGAATTCAGCTGGAG CAGGTGAAGCTAGTGTTCCAATGAGATTGACCGTGTGGAAAACCATTCCTTTTGTTGAAGATGAACGCGTTTCTGGAACTGGCGCAGTTGTCCCTATCAGTGGGTTGATTAAGCAATTGTGA
- the LOC102617781 gene encoding uncharacterized protein LOC102617781 isoform X8 translates to MQGDQFKKSALLARVLVRTTIARYQTNCQVNPRSLKFKKTIYGKPEVDWENGDKWCPPPLHFNISHTSSLVACGVTVNVPIGIDVEEKQRRLKNKILAFAKRYFSPDEVKLLTAISDPEIQRQELIKLWTLKEAYVKAVGRGFSAAPFNTFTIRARVVKMGGFHHFDTQHSEASEIVVESSDDPENLTSNWQFALLDLAGSHYAAICMEKENSAGAGEASVPMRLTVWKTIPFVEDERVSGTGAVVPISGLIKQL, encoded by the exons ATGCAAGGGGACCAGTTCAAGAAAAGTGCCTTGCTAGCCCGTGTCTTGGTTCGCACTACCATAGCAAGAT ATCAGACAAATTGTCAAGTAAATCCAAGATCCTTGAAGTTCAAGAAGACCATCTATGGGAAGCCTGAG GTGGACTGGGAAAATGGTGACAAATGGTGCCCACCGCCATTACATTTTAATATCTCACACACATCTTCGCTCGTAGCATGTGGAGTGACTGTAAATGTGCCT ATTGGAATTGACGTGGAAGAAAAGCAAAGGAGGTTAAAGAACAAGATTCTAGCTTTTGCAAAAAGGTACTTTTCTCCTGACGAAGTGAAGCTATTAACAGCTATATCAGATCCTGAAATTCAGCGTCAGGAGTTGATTAAATTATGGACTCTCAAG GAGGCATATGTGAAAGCAGTTGGAAGGGGTTTCTCAGCTGCACCTTTCAATACCTTTACCATTCGTGCTAGAGTCGTAAAAATGGGAGGCTTTCATCATTTTGATACCCAGCATTCAGAG GCATCAGAGATAGTAGTTGAATCTTCTGATGACCCTGAGAATCTCACGAGCAATTGGCAGTTTGCGCTCTTGGATTTGGCTGGTTCTCATTATGCTGCCATTTGCATGGAAAAGGAGAATTCAGCTGGAG CAGGTGAAGCTAGTGTTCCAATGAGATTGACCGTGTGGAAAACCATTCCTTTTGTTGAAGATGAACGCGTTTCTGGAACTGGCGCAGTTGTCCCTATCAGTGGGTTGATTAAGCAATTGTGA
- the LOC102617781 gene encoding uncharacterized protein LOC102617781 isoform X4, producing the protein MFSFVSKRLSLMMMTKVCCFQRNFSSALPPLVPVKLPSKMCCVHAFRWNHLCVRRTDKQINDGEFSFWVCRETHFWYVLPDEVKSESLLSQYLELLSPREKENLDHMQGDQFKKSALLARVLVRTTIARYQTNCQVNPRSLKFKKTIYGKPEVDWENGDKWCPPPLHFNISHTSSLVACGVTVNVPIGIDVEEKQRRLKNKILAFAKRYFSPDEVKLLTAISDPEIQRQELIKLWTLKEAYVKAVGRGFSAAPFNTFTIRARVVKMGGFHHFDTQHSEASEIVVESSDDPENLTSNWQFALLDLAGSHYAAICMEKENSAGAGEASVPMRLTVWKTIPFVEDERVSGTGAVVPISGLIKQL; encoded by the exons ATGTTTTCATTTGTGAGCAAAAGATTgagtttgatgatgatgaccaAAGTTTGCTGCTTTCAAAGGAATTTTTCTTCTGCTTTGCCGCCTTTGGTTCCTGTAAAATTACCATCTAAAAT gTGTTGTGTGCATGCTTTTCGTTGGAATCATTTGTGTGTGAGAAGAACTGACAAGCAAATCAATGAtggagaattttctttttgggtatGTAGGGAGACCCATTTTTGGTATGTTTTGCCTGATGAAGTGAAGAGTGAATCTCTTCTAAGTCAATATTTAGAACTTCTATCACCAAGAGAGAAGGAAAATCTTGACCATATGCAAGGGGACCAGTTCAAGAAAAGTGCCTTGCTAGCCCGTGTCTTGGTTCGCACTACCATAGCAAGAT ATCAGACAAATTGTCAAGTAAATCCAAGATCCTTGAAGTTCAAGAAGACCATCTATGGGAAGCCTGAG GTGGACTGGGAAAATGGTGACAAATGGTGCCCACCGCCATTACATTTTAATATCTCACACACATCTTCGCTCGTAGCATGTGGAGTGACTGTAAATGTGCCT ATTGGAATTGACGTGGAAGAAAAGCAAAGGAGGTTAAAGAACAAGATTCTAGCTTTTGCAAAAAGGTACTTTTCTCCTGACGAAGTGAAGCTATTAACAGCTATATCAGATCCTGAAATTCAGCGTCAGGAGTTGATTAAATTATGGACTCTCAAG GAGGCATATGTGAAAGCAGTTGGAAGGGGTTTCTCAGCTGCACCTTTCAATACCTTTACCATTCGTGCTAGAGTCGTAAAAATGGGAGGCTTTCATCATTTTGATACCCAGCATTCAGAG GCATCAGAGATAGTAGTTGAATCTTCTGATGACCCTGAGAATCTCACGAGCAATTGGCAGTTTGCGCTCTTGGATTTGGCTGGTTCTCATTATGCTGCCATTTGCATGGAAAAGGAGAATTCAGCTGGAG CAGGTGAAGCTAGTGTTCCAATGAGATTGACCGTGTGGAAAACCATTCCTTTTGTTGAAGATGAACGCGTTTCTGGAACTGGCGCAGTTGTCCCTATCAGTGGGTTGATTAAGCAATTGTGA
- the LOC102617781 gene encoding uncharacterized protein LOC102617781 isoform X6 → MVLVLGAGCCFVKGYVVEHFLHFRLLAKLSQVRMFSFVSKRLSLMMMTKVCCFQRNFSSALPPLVPVKLPSKMCCVHAFRWNHLCVRRTDKQINDGEFSFWVCRETHFWYVLPDEVKSESLLSQYLELLSPREKENLDHMQGDQFKKSALLARVLVRTTIARYQTNCQVNPRSLKFKKTIYGKPEVDWENGDKWCPPPLHFNISHTSSLVACGVTVNVPIGIDVEEKQRRLKNKILAFAKRYFSPDEVKLLTAISDPEIQRQELIKLWTLKEAYVKAVGRGFSAAPFNTFTIRARVVKMGGFHHFDTQHSEVKLVFQ, encoded by the exons ATGGTTCTTGTCCTTGGTGCAGGTTGTTGCTTTGTAAAGGGTTATGTAGTTGAgcattttttacattttcgATTACTAGCTAAGCTTTCCCAAGTGCGCATGTTTTCATTTGTGAGCAAAAGATTgagtttgatgatgatgaccaAAGTTTGCTGCTTTCAAAGGAATTTTTCTTCTGCTTTGCCGCCTTTGGTTCCTGTAAAATTACCATCTAAAAT gTGTTGTGTGCATGCTTTTCGTTGGAATCATTTGTGTGTGAGAAGAACTGACAAGCAAATCAATGAtggagaattttctttttgggtatGTAGGGAGACCCATTTTTGGTATGTTTTGCCTGATGAAGTGAAGAGTGAATCTCTTCTAAGTCAATATTTAGAACTTCTATCACCAAGAGAGAAGGAAAATCTTGACCATATGCAAGGGGACCAGTTCAAGAAAAGTGCCTTGCTAGCCCGTGTCTTGGTTCGCACTACCATAGCAAGAT ATCAGACAAATTGTCAAGTAAATCCAAGATCCTTGAAGTTCAAGAAGACCATCTATGGGAAGCCTGAG GTGGACTGGGAAAATGGTGACAAATGGTGCCCACCGCCATTACATTTTAATATCTCACACACATCTTCGCTCGTAGCATGTGGAGTGACTGTAAATGTGCCT ATTGGAATTGACGTGGAAGAAAAGCAAAGGAGGTTAAAGAACAAGATTCTAGCTTTTGCAAAAAGGTACTTTTCTCCTGACGAAGTGAAGCTATTAACAGCTATATCAGATCCTGAAATTCAGCGTCAGGAGTTGATTAAATTATGGACTCTCAAG GAGGCATATGTGAAAGCAGTTGGAAGGGGTTTCTCAGCTGCACCTTTCAATACCTTTACCATTCGTGCTAGAGTCGTAAAAATGGGAGGCTTTCATCATTTTGATACCCAGCATTCAGAG GTGAAGCTAGTGTTCCAATGA
- the LOC102617781 gene encoding uncharacterized protein LOC102617781 isoform X2 — MVLVLGAGCCFVKGYVVEHFLHFRLLAKLSQVRMFSFVSKRLSLMMMTKVCCFQRNFSSALPPLVPVKLPSKMCCVHAFRWNHLCVRRTDKQINDGEFSFWVCRETHFWYVLPDEVKSESLLSQYLELLSPREKENLDHMQGDQFKKSALLARVLVRTTIARYQTNCQVNPRSLKFKKTIYGKPEVDWENGDKWCPPPLHFNISHTSSLVACGVTVNVPIGIDVEEKQRRLKNKILAFAKRYFSPDEVKLLTAISDPEIQRQELIKLWTLKEAYVKAVGRGFSAAPFNTFTIRARVVKMGGFHHFDTQHSEASEIVVESSDDPENLTSNWQFALLDLAGSHYAAICMEKENSAGGEASVPMRLTVWKTIPFVEDERVSGTGAVVPISGLIKQL, encoded by the exons ATGGTTCTTGTCCTTGGTGCAGGTTGTTGCTTTGTAAAGGGTTATGTAGTTGAgcattttttacattttcgATTACTAGCTAAGCTTTCCCAAGTGCGCATGTTTTCATTTGTGAGCAAAAGATTgagtttgatgatgatgaccaAAGTTTGCTGCTTTCAAAGGAATTTTTCTTCTGCTTTGCCGCCTTTGGTTCCTGTAAAATTACCATCTAAAAT gTGTTGTGTGCATGCTTTTCGTTGGAATCATTTGTGTGTGAGAAGAACTGACAAGCAAATCAATGAtggagaattttctttttgggtatGTAGGGAGACCCATTTTTGGTATGTTTTGCCTGATGAAGTGAAGAGTGAATCTCTTCTAAGTCAATATTTAGAACTTCTATCACCAAGAGAGAAGGAAAATCTTGACCATATGCAAGGGGACCAGTTCAAGAAAAGTGCCTTGCTAGCCCGTGTCTTGGTTCGCACTACCATAGCAAGAT ATCAGACAAATTGTCAAGTAAATCCAAGATCCTTGAAGTTCAAGAAGACCATCTATGGGAAGCCTGAG GTGGACTGGGAAAATGGTGACAAATGGTGCCCACCGCCATTACATTTTAATATCTCACACACATCTTCGCTCGTAGCATGTGGAGTGACTGTAAATGTGCCT ATTGGAATTGACGTGGAAGAAAAGCAAAGGAGGTTAAAGAACAAGATTCTAGCTTTTGCAAAAAGGTACTTTTCTCCTGACGAAGTGAAGCTATTAACAGCTATATCAGATCCTGAAATTCAGCGTCAGGAGTTGATTAAATTATGGACTCTCAAG GAGGCATATGTGAAAGCAGTTGGAAGGGGTTTCTCAGCTGCACCTTTCAATACCTTTACCATTCGTGCTAGAGTCGTAAAAATGGGAGGCTTTCATCATTTTGATACCCAGCATTCAGAG GCATCAGAGATAGTAGTTGAATCTTCTGATGACCCTGAGAATCTCACGAGCAATTGGCAGTTTGCGCTCTTGGATTTGGCTGGTTCTCATTATGCTGCCATTTGCATGGAAAAGGAGAATTCAGCTGGAG GTGAAGCTAGTGTTCCAATGAGATTGACCGTGTGGAAAACCATTCCTTTTGTTGAAGATGAACGCGTTTCTGGAACTGGCGCAGTTGTCCCTATCAGTGGGTTGATTAAGCAATTGTGA